The following proteins are encoded in a genomic region of Lemur catta isolate mLemCat1 chromosome 10, mLemCat1.pri, whole genome shotgun sequence:
- the NOL8 gene encoding nucleolar protein 8 codes for MKANRETKRLFVGGLGTDISETDLQNQFSRFGEVSNVEIITRKDDQGNPQKIFAYINIKVAEADLKKCMSVLNKTKWKGGTLQIQLAKESFLHRLSQEREEAKAKREKSATGNSNLLGKMEGVNFHMKAVPGTEVPGHKNWVVSKFGRVLPVLHLKNQHKRKIIKYDPSKYCHNLKKIGEDFPNTIPISSLTWELEGGNDPISKKRRGEFSDFHGPSKKMIKGPKDKGSTGSLAMNPRSSWVMESPYLTQQQAARKRPCDSITPNKPPLELGSDTQKFNNVLFQTSGLETARKRHSMSDDDTDSEDELKAMITNEENLRRTTWPSINESEDDPFEVVRDDFKSDVQKLHLTGLDIKNNVSCHVNDNDIMGNDCEYDSGDTDEVIAMKKNVNKIKKSTEFSQMEKSIYKKTYFKNRENSELSGHCIKVQKRKKNVKSALIHGVKPLNCKSPSDSSSSEDAGSTSELAESEEDKEYNAIMKNCVRVNLTLADLEQLASSDLKVQNEGTKSDSLESTTHCKFDRVSKSPKTPNSFHRGQQCIHPEEIVASLLEGENTCGKQTAKENNLKPKFQAFKGIGSLYGKESMKKSLKGSVTPNNINEDQNSLKYEDPSSISMENGSPHVNGSSNELTPCQHAERANGPNHTQPQKRQSTFESPDCKVVSSSSSEKGSRNPISSLLPLKGKKSLSLSAKTHKIGFDKDSCCGTTKTKVSEEERSDSNSLTSLNNSPKVPSRKDTQESKTDFSLSISNSSDVSAKDKHAEDNQKRLAALEARQKAKEVQKKLVHNALANLDGHPEDKPTHIIFGSDSESETEETSTQEQSHPGEEMVKESVGKASGKLFDSSDNEESGSEDDSNRFKIKPQFEGRAGQKLMDLQSHFGTDERFRMDSRFLESDSEEEQKEVNESVEEEELAEEKKKALNVVQSVLHINLRNSTSKASVPAKKFKDIIRYDPTRHDHATYERKKDDQPKDSKAKRKKKREEAEKVPEVSKEIYYNIATDFKEIFQMAKDSSEKEEDTPWNEDHGGEKPEEIQDPATLRGGAEQPGGFTFSFFGSDTEDIKEETYRVETVKPGKITWQEDPRFQDSSSEEEDITEETDHRKPIPEEASVPEKETTRFFFFSKNDERLHGSDLFWRGVGGKISKNSWEARTNNLRMDCRKKHKDAKRKMKPK; via the exons ATGAAAGCCAACAGAGAAACAAAGCGCCTTTTTGTGGGTGGCCTTGGCACGGACATTTCTGAAACAGACCTACAAAATCAGTTCAGCAGATTTGGAGAAGTTTCTAATGTGGAGATCATCACACGGAAAGATGACCAAG gaaaccCACAGAAAATCTTTGCATATATCAACATCAAAGTAGCAGAAGCAGACCTGAAAAAAT GTATGTctgttttaaacaaaacaaaatggaaaggtGGAACGTTACAAATTCAGCTAGCAAAAGAAAGCTTTTTGCACAG ATTGTCCCAAGAGAgagaagaagcaaaagcaaaaagagaaaaatcagcaaCAGGCAACAGCAACTTGTTAGGAAAGATGGAAGGCGTGAATTTCCATATGAAAGCTGTGCCAGGGACAGAAGTGCCAGGGCACAAG aattggGTTGTGAGTAAATTTGGAAGAGTCTTACCTGTTCTTCACCTCAAGAATCAACATAAACGTAAA ATCATAAAATATGATCCTTCAAAATACTGCCACAACCTAAAGAAGATAGGGGAGGATTTCCCAAATACCATTCCTATATCCAGCCTCACTTGGGAATTAGAAGGAGGCAATGACCCTATAAGTAAAAAACGGCGAGGAGAGTTCTCTGACTTTCATGGCCCATCTAAGAAGATGATAAAAGGGCCAAAGGACAAAGGTTCCACTGGGTCTCTAGCCATGAATCCAAGGTCCAGTTGGGTGATGGAGAGTCCATACTTAACACAGCAACAAGCTGCACGAAAAAGACCTTGTGATTCCATTACTCCTAATAAACCACCCCTTGAACTTGGTTCTGATACTCAAAAATTTAATAATGTCCTTTTTCAGACATCTGGCTTGGAAACTGCCAGGAAGAGACATAGCATGTCTGATGATGATACTGATTCTGAAGATGAATTAAAAGCGATgattacaaatgaggaaaatttaCGGAGAACTACGTGGCCCTCAATAAATGAATCTGAAGATGACCCCTTTGAAGTTGTAAGGGATGACTTCAAATCAGATGTTCAAAAACTTCATTTAACAGGTTTAGATATCAAAAATAATGTCTCTTGCCATGTTAATGATAATGATATTATGGGAAATGACTGTGAATATGATTCAGGAGATACAGATGAAGTCAttgcaatgaaaaaaaatgtcaataagATCAAAAAGAGTACAGAAttttcacaaatggaaaaatctaTATACAAGaaaacttatttcaaaaatagagaaaactctGAGCTTTCTGGTCATTGTATcaaagtacaaaaaagaaaaaagaatgtaaagtcAGCCCTTATCCATGGGGTGAAACCTCTTAATTGTAAATCTCCATCTGACTCCAGTAGCAGTGAAGATGCTGGTTCTACATCAGAATTAGCTGAGTCTGAAGAAGACAAGGAGTATAATGCCATCATGAAAAACTGTGTCCGTGTGAATCTCACTTTAGCTGATTTGGAACAGTTGGCTAGCAGTGATCTGAAGGTTCAAAATGAAGGTACCAAGAGTGATAGCCTAGAATCCACCACCCACTGCAAGTTTGACAGAGTTTCCAAGAGCCCCAAGACTCCTAATAGCTTCCACAGAGGACAACAGTGTATTCATCCTGAGGAAATTGTGGCTTCCCTTTTAGAAGGAGAGAACACCTGTGGTAAACagacagcaaaggaaaacaaCTTAAAACCAAAATTTCAGGCTTTCAAGGGAATAGGCAGTCTCTATGGAAAGGAGTCAATGAAAAAATCCTTGAAAGGAAGTGTTACACCTAACAATATAAATGAAGATCAGAATTCCTTGAAATATGAGGATCCCAGTAGCATTTCCATGGAAAATGGTTCCCCACATGTTAACGGCTCATCAAATGAACTGACTCCATGCCAACATGCAGAGAGGGCAAATGGCCCAAACCATACTCAGCCTCAAAAGAGACAGTCCACTTTTGAGAGTCCAGATTGCAAGGTGGTGTCCTCCAGCAGTTCAGAAAAGGGAAGTAGGAATCCTATTTCTAGTCTGTTGCCATTAAAAGGTAAGAAATCCTTAAGTTTAAGTGCAAAGACTCACAAGATAGGCTTTGACAAAGATAGTTGCTGTGGTACCACAAAGACAAAAGTTTCAGAGGAAGAAAGGTCGGATTCAAACAGCCTCACATCTCTTAATAACTCACCAAAGGTCCCTTCCAGGAAGGACACTCAGGAAAGCAAAACTGACTTCTCACTTTCTATTAGTAACTCTTCAGATGTGAGTGCTAAGGATAAGCATGCTGAAGACAACCAGAAGCGTTTGGCAGCCTTGGAGGCAAGGCAAAAAGCAAAAGAAGTGCAGAAGAAGCTGGTGCATAATGCTCTGGCAAATTTG GATGGGCATCCAGAGGATAAGCCAACGCACATCATCTTTGGTTCTGACAGTGAAAGTGAAACAGAGGAGACATCCACTCAGGAGCAGAGCCATCCAGGAGAGGAAATGGTGAAA GAGTCTGTGGGTAAAGCATCTGGGAAGCTGTTTGACAGCAGTGATAATGAGGAATCTGGTTCTGAAGATGACAGTAACAGGTTCAAAATTAAACCTCAGTTTGAGGGCAGAGCTGGACAGAAG CTCATGGATTTACAGTCACACTTTGGCACCGATGAGAGATTTCGCATGGACTCTCGATTTCTGGAAAGTGACAGTGAAGAGGAACAGAAAG AGGTAAATGAATCTGTTGAAGAAGAAGAGCttgctgaagaaaaaaagaaagccctgAATGTTGTGCAAAGTGTTTTGCACATCAACTTAAGAAATTCTACAAGCAAAGCATCAGTACCTGCTAAGAAATTTAA GGACATCATACGTTATGATCCAACGAGGCATGACCATGCcacttatgaaagaaaaaaagatgatcaGCCAAAAGATAG TAAAGCAAAAcgaaagaagaaaagggaggaagcTGAGAAAGTACCTGAGGTGtctaaagaaatatattataacATTGCTAcggattttaaagaaatattccaaATGGCAAAAGATAGcagtgaaaaggaagaagacacaCCGTGGAATGAGGACCATGGTGGAGAGAAACCTGAAGAAATCCAGGACCCTGCAACTCTGAGGGGTGGGGCTGAGCAGCCCGGTGGGTTCACGTTCTCCTTTTTTGGTTCAGACACTGAAGACATAAAGGAag AGACCTATAGAGTTGAGACAGTGAAACCTGGGAAGATTACCTGGCAAGAAGACCCTCGTTTCCAAGATAGCAGTTCCGAAGAGGAAGATATTACTGAAGAAACAGATCACAGAAAGCCTATCCCAGA AGAAGCATCAGTACCTGAGAAAGAGACcactagatttttctttttttctaagaatgACGAAAGACTTCATG GTTCTGACTTATTCTGGAGAGGAGTGGGAGGTAAAATTAGCAAGAATTCTTGGGAGGCCAGAACAAACAACCTGCGTATG